Below is a genomic region from Sphingopyxis terrae subsp. terrae NBRC 15098.
GGTCTGGACGTCCTCGGCCGTGTAGAGCGGCTTGACATCGATCCCCTCCGGCGTGTGCCAGGTGAGGTCTTTACCCTTTACTTCCTTGTCGGCGGCGGCGGCCCATTGGTCGAGGGTCGGTTTGTCGGTCATATGCGTATCTCTACTCTCTTTTCGTCATGCCGGACTTGATCCGGCATCCATTCCTCGCAGCGACGCAAGAATCGACCCCGGATCAAGTCCGGGGTGACGAGGAAAAATGGGTCAGTGCGCCCCCTTCGGCGTCTCCATGATCTCGGTCAGCACGCCGCCCATGTCCTTGGGGTGCAGGAAGAAGATCAACGTCCCGTGCGCGCCAATCCGCGGCTCGCCCAGCACGCGCTTGCCCATCGCCTCGAATTCGGCCTTGGCGGCGTGAATGTCGGGGACTTCGTAGCACATGTGATGCTGCCCGCCCGCCGGGTTCTTTTCGAGGAACCCCGCGATCGAGGTATTGCCCGGCAGCGGCTCGATCAGTTCGATCTGAGTCCCGTCGAGCGCCCCGCCCGCGCCGGGCGTATCGACGAAGCACACTTTGACGCCCTGATCGGGCAGGTCGAACGGCTCATGGATCTTCGTCGCGCCCATCACGTCGCGATAAAAGACGATGCTGTCGGCGATCGACGGCGTCGCGACGCCGATATGGTTGAGGCGGCCGAGTTTCATCGGGAACTCCATCCAAGATAAATCAGAGCGGCGATAACGAGACCATAAACCGTCAATCCGCCGTAACGCCGAGCCGCTGCGGGCTTTCCCCAAAACAGCGCGGTCGCGAGAGAAGGTCTCTCATTGAAGTTGAGCCAGCCATCCACCAGCAGGAAGCCGACGACGAGGATCCAAAGCGCGGTGTTCATCGCAGCATTCCCTACAGCGGAATATTGTCATGCTTCTTCCACGGATTTTCGAGCTGCTTGTTTCGCAGCTTCCTTAACCCCAGCGCAATCCGCTTGCGCGTCGAGTGCGGATAGATCACCTCGTCGATATAGCCGCGCTGCGCCGCGACAAACGGATTGGCGAAGCGGTCCTCATATTCCTTCGTGCGTTCGGCGATCTTTTCGGGGTCGCCGATGTCGCTGCGGAAGATGATCTCGACCGCGCCCTTCGCGCCCATCACCGCGATCTCGGCGGTCGGCCAGGCATAGTTCAAATCGCCGCGCAGATGCTTCGACGCCATCACGTCGTAGGCACCGCCATAGGCCTTGCGTGTGATGACCGTGATCTTGGGCACCGTCGCCTCGGCATAGGCGAAGAGAAGCTTCGCGCCGTGCTTGATGATGCCATTATATTCCTGCGCGGTACCGGGCAGGAAGCCCGGGACGTCGACGAAGGTAACGATCGGAATTTCGAACGCGTCGCAGAAACGGACGAAACGCGCCGCCTTCTTCGACGAATTGATGTCGAGCACGCCCGCAAGCACCAGCGGCTGGTTCGCGACGATGCCGATCGTGCGACCCTCGATGCGACCGAAGCCGCAGATGATGTTCGCGGCGTGCGCGGGCTGCACCTCGAAGAAATCGCCCTCGTCGACTGTCTTTCGGATCAGTTCGTGCATGTCATAGGGCTGGTTCGCATTGGGCGGGATCAGCGTGTCGAGGCTCATTTCGGCGCGATCGTAGGGATCGCTCGTCGGGCGCACCGGCACGCCGCTGCGGTTGTTTTCGGGCAGATAATCGAAGAAGTCGCGCGCCGCGAGCAGCGCCTCGATGTCGTTCTCGAACGCCAGATCGGCGACCGAGCTTTTCGTCGTGTGGGTGATCGCGCCGCCGAGCTCTTCTTGCGTCACCACTTCGTTGGTCACCGTCTTCACCACATCAGGTCCGGTGACGAACATGTAGCTACTATCCTTCACCATGAAGATGAAGTCGGTCATCGCCGGGCTGTAAACCGCTCCGCCCGCGCACGGCCCCATGATCAGACTGATCTGCGGCACGACGCCCGACGCCAGCACATTTTTCTGGAACACGTCGGCATAGCCCCCGAGGCTGGCGACGCCCTCCTGGATACGCGCGCCGCCGCTGTCATTAAGGCCGATGACCGGCGCACCGACCAGCATCGCCTTTTCCATCACCTTGCAGATTTTTTCGGCGTGACGCTTGGACAGCGAGCCGCCGAAGACGGTGAAATCCTGGCTGAAGACATAGACGAGGCGGCCGTTGATCGTCCCCGATCCGGTCACGACGCCATCGCCCGGAATCTTCTGATCCTGCATGCCGAAATCGACGCAGTCATGCTCGACATAGGTGTCGAGTTCCTCGAACGAGTCTTCGTCGAGCAGTACCAGCAACCGCTCACGCGCGGTCAGCTTGCCCTTGGCATGCTGCGCATCGATACGCTTCTGCCCGCCTCCCAAGGCGGCGGCGGCGCGGCGACGTTCCATTTCGGCAATATTGGCGGACACTCGGCTTCTCCGGTTTTCTGGAGCCTGCCATCTGCGCCCACGGCGCCCGCTATGCAAATGCGAATTTGCAAAGTTGCAAAGTGATAGTTTGCAAAGTAGAATTACCAGCTTCCGTTCGCCCTGAGCCTGTCGAAGGGCCGTCCTTGCCTTGGAGGAAGAAAAACCGGTGCTTCGACAAGCTCAGCACGAACGGAACAAGAGGGGGCGCCTATGACCCGCCAACGCATCTTTGCCGGTACGCGCCTGCGCCAGCTCCGCCTTGAGCGAGGCGTGAGCCAGGCCGATTTCGCCGAAGCGATCGGCATCTCTGCCTCTTACCTCAGCCAGATCGAGCATGACGACAGGCCGTTGACCCCTGCCCTGCTCGACCGGCTGCAAAGGCTTTTCCCGCTCGAATGGGAGGAGGTCGCCGCCGATGCCGGTGACCGCCGTGCCGGGGCGTTGCGCGAGGCGGCGGCCGATCCGCTGTTCGCCGCCGCACCGCTGGCGCCCGAGCAGCTTGAGCGCGCCGCGCTGCAGCAACCGCAGCTCGCCGACCAGTTCGTCGCGCTCCACGCCGCCTATCGCCGCGCGGGCCAGCGGCTCCAGATCATCGACGAAGCGATGACCGGCGGCACCGCCGAGGGCAGCCGTCTGCCGTGGGAGGAGGTACGCGACTGGTTCCACGACGCGGGCAATTATGTCGATAGCATCGACCGCGCCGCCGAGACGCTGGCGGGCCAGCTGCGCGGCCGCGATCCGTCGCCCGCGATCGAGACGATCGAACGACGGCTGCGCGAGGCGCTGGGCATTTCGATCGTCTATCGCCAGCACCAGGTGCTGCGCGATTTCGACGCGACGATGCGCCACCTGATCATCGATCCGTCGCAGCCCGCCGAAACGCGCCGCTTTCAACTTGCGCACCAGCTGGCGGCGCTGGCGCTCGCGCGCGAGATTGCTGCGGTGATCGAGGCGTCGCCGCTGCGCACCGCGGCGGCGCGCCAGTTGCTCCACGTCGGCCTCGCCAATTATGCCGCGGGCGCGGTTCTGATGCCCTATGCCGCCTTTCGCGCCAGCGCCCGCGCGGTGCGGCACGACATCGACCGGCTGCGGCTCGACTATGGCGTCAGCTTCGAACAGGCGTGCCATCGCCTCTCCACGCTCCAGCGCCCCGGCGCGCGGGGCATCCCGATGTTCTTCTGCCGCGTCGACATGGCGGGCAACATTACCAAGCGGCACAGCGCCACTCGCCTGCAATTCGCGCGCTTCGGCGGCGCCTGCCCGCTGTGGATCGTCCACGAGGCGGCGGCGATCCCCGACCGCATATTGTTCCAGCTCGCCGAGACACCCGATGGGCTGCGCTATGTGTCGATGGCGAAGGGGCTCGTGAAACCGTCGGGCAGCTATGCGCGCTCGCCGCGCCGCTATGCCGTGGCGCTAGGGTGCGAGGCGCAATATGCCGCCGATTTCGTCTATGCCGACGGGGTCGATGTGACCGCGCCGCACGCCGCGACGCGTATCGGATCATCGTGCCGGATTTGCCCGCGCGACGACTGCGACCAGCGCGCCTTTCCGCCGAGCGACCGGCCGATCCTGGTCGACCCCGACCGCCGCGACGTGGTGCCCTACCGCATCGGTTAGCGAAATGTCATTGCAAGCGGAGCGAAGTAATGACGAAGACGCTCACACCTTCACGATTCCTCGCTCGATCAGGCTGTGCGCCGTCGCCAGCACCGCCTCCTCGGGCGTCCGCATCGTCCAGCCGAGCGTCTCCATCGCGTGACGGCTATCGCCGCCGCGAACATTGCCCAGCTCGGCGACGAGTTGCTTGAGTTCGGGGCGGAAGATCGCGAAGCCTTTGAGCAGCCAGTCGGGCATCCGCCGCGTCGGCACCTTGCGCGCCTGCTCGTCCAGGTTCGCGGTCAGGATGTTGGCGACGTCGATCATCTTCAGGAACGGTCCCGAACAGACATAGCGCTCGTCCCGGATGCCCGGCGCGGTGAGCGCGCGATAATGAAGGTCGGCAACGTCGCGCACGTCGATGATGCCGAAGCCGACGTCGGGACACATTGGCACCTTGCCCTCGAGCAATTGTTTCACGACCTCGATCGACGTCGACAGA
It encodes:
- a CDS encoding acyl-CoA carboxylase subunit beta codes for the protein MSANIAEMERRRAAAALGGGQKRIDAQHAKGKLTARERLLVLLDEDSFEELDTYVEHDCVDFGMQDQKIPGDGVVTGSGTINGRLVYVFSQDFTVFGGSLSKRHAEKICKVMEKAMLVGAPVIGLNDSGGARIQEGVASLGGYADVFQKNVLASGVVPQISLIMGPCAGGAVYSPAMTDFIFMVKDSSYMFVTGPDVVKTVTNEVVTQEELGGAITHTTKSSVADLAFENDIEALLAARDFFDYLPENNRSGVPVRPTSDPYDRAEMSLDTLIPPNANQPYDMHELIRKTVDEGDFFEVQPAHAANIICGFGRIEGRTIGIVANQPLVLAGVLDINSSKKAARFVRFCDAFEIPIVTFVDVPGFLPGTAQEYNGIIKHGAKLLFAYAEATVPKITVITRKAYGGAYDVMASKHLRGDLNYAWPTAEIAVMGAKGAVEIIFRSDIGDPEKIAERTKEYEDRFANPFVAAQRGYIDEVIYPHSTRKRIALGLRKLRNKQLENPWKKHDNIPL
- a CDS encoding helix-turn-helix domain-containing protein, with product MTRQRIFAGTRLRQLRLERGVSQADFAEAIGISASYLSQIEHDDRPLTPALLDRLQRLFPLEWEEVAADAGDRRAGALREAAADPLFAAAPLAPEQLERAALQQPQLADQFVALHAAYRRAGQRLQIIDEAMTGGTAEGSRLPWEEVRDWFHDAGNYVDSIDRAAETLAGQLRGRDPSPAIETIERRLREALGISIVYRQHQVLRDFDATMRHLIIDPSQPAETRRFQLAHQLAALALAREIAAVIEASPLRTAAARQLLHVGLANYAAGAVLMPYAAFRASARAVRHDIDRLRLDYGVSFEQACHRLSTLQRPGARGIPMFFCRVDMAGNITKRHSATRLQFARFGGACPLWIVHEAAAIPDRILFQLAETPDGLRYVSMAKGLVKPSGSYARSPRRYAVALGCEAQYAADFVYADGVDVTAPHAATRIGSSCRICPRDDCDQRAFPPSDRPILVDPDRRDVVPYRIG
- the mce gene encoding methylmalonyl-CoA epimerase translates to MKLGRLNHIGVATPSIADSIVFYRDVMGATKIHEPFDLPDQGVKVCFVDTPGAGGALDGTQIELIEPLPGNTSIAGFLEKNPAGGQHHMCYEVPDIHAAKAEFEAMGKRVLGEPRIGAHGTLIFFLHPKDMGGVLTEIMETPKGAH